One window of the Terriglobales bacterium genome contains the following:
- a CDS encoding anhydro-N-acetylmuramic acid kinase, whose protein sequence is MIVAGVMSGTSADGIDVALVRLTGRGWKTRFSLVKHARYPYPQAVRGAVLAAMNARAAAVADLAQLNFLLGELYAEAVLKTARRAGLQRVELVGCHGQTLYHQGVPRPFLGHDIAATWQTGEGAVIAARVGAPVVSDFRPADMAAGGQGAPLVPFLDYLVYRDQRVGRIVQNLGGIANLTAIPAGAAPEHVVAFDTGPGSMVIDGVMQRLYGRAYDHRGGVAARGRVREDALQTVLARRFFRQRPPKTAGREQFGREFVSDFLRLCRGAKKDDIVATATALTARSVAQALRRFVLTAETRRPGGSSQFSVLNSQRQTPIPHRGAFRELVASGGGTKNRTLMQMLAQELEPLGLRLRRSDEFGVPAEAKEAIAFAVLAYQTCMSQPGNLPAATGARQAAVLGKVSY, encoded by the coding sequence ATGATCGTTGCGGGCGTGATGAGCGGGACGTCGGCGGACGGGATCGACGTGGCGCTGGTGCGCCTGACCGGACGCGGGTGGAAAACGCGTTTCTCGCTGGTGAAGCACGCCCGCTATCCCTATCCCCAGGCGGTGCGGGGGGCGGTGCTTGCAGCCATGAATGCACGCGCCGCCGCCGTAGCCGATCTGGCGCAGCTGAACTTCCTGCTGGGTGAGCTCTATGCCGAGGCCGTGCTGAAAACTGCGCGGCGCGCCGGATTGCAGCGCGTCGAGCTGGTGGGATGCCACGGGCAAACCCTCTACCACCAGGGCGTGCCGAGGCCTTTCCTCGGCCACGACATCGCAGCGACCTGGCAAACCGGCGAGGGCGCGGTGATCGCCGCGCGGGTCGGCGCGCCGGTGGTCTCAGACTTCCGCCCGGCAGACATGGCGGCAGGAGGCCAGGGCGCGCCGCTGGTTCCCTTCCTCGACTACCTGGTGTACCGCGACCAACGCGTGGGGCGGATTGTGCAGAATCTCGGCGGTATCGCCAACCTGACGGCGATTCCGGCCGGGGCAGCACCTGAGCACGTGGTGGCCTTCGACACCGGCCCGGGAAGCATGGTGATCGATGGCGTGATGCAGCGGCTCTACGGCCGGGCGTACGACCATCGTGGCGGTGTCGCAGCCCGCGGCCGCGTCCGCGAGGACGCGCTCCAGACGGTGCTGGCGCGTCGGTTCTTTCGCCAGCGGCCTCCGAAAACGGCGGGGCGGGAGCAGTTCGGGCGCGAGTTTGTGAGCGACTTCCTGCGCCTGTGCCGCGGCGCGAAAAAGGATGATATCGTGGCCACGGCGACGGCGCTGACGGCGCGCTCCGTAGCTCAAGCGCTGCGACGATTTGTGCTGACCGCTGAGACACGGAGGCCTGGAGGAAGTTCTCAGTTCTCGGTTCTAAATTCTCAGAGACAGACACCAATACCTCACCGCGGCGCGTTCCGTGAACTTGTGGCATCCGGCGGGGGCACAAAGAATCGGACGCTGATGCAGATGTTGGCACAGGAGTTAGAGCCCCTGGGCCTGCGCCTGCGACGTTCCGATGAATTCGGCGTGCCGGCCGAGGCGAAGGAAGCCATCGCCTTCGCAGTACTCGCTTACCAGACCTGCATGAGCCAGCCGGGCAATCTGCCGGCGGCGACGGGAGCGAGGCAGGCGGCGGTGCTGGGGAAAGTGAGCTACTAG
- the nagZ gene encoding beta-N-acetylhexosaminidase has product MPTQSAHDLREQVGQLLICGFEGTECDARVRRLLTDLRPGGIILFTRNIADARQTHRLLKDCEATVGSPLFRCVDLEGGTVDRLREVIAPAPPAAEVAATGDRELFRRHGQLLGEEARALGFNVDFAPVLDLRLSPSQAVLGTRTASAEPAKVVAYAREFLRGLDEARVLGCGKHFPGLGAGSLDSHFELPVIEKSWRKLWAEDLVPYRQLKSVLPFVMVAHAAFPAVTGDRAPASLSRKWIEGVLRKKVGYRGLVVSDDLEMGGAQTAGSLEEVAVATLRAGADMFLVCRKEELVRRAWEAVVKEAERDSRFARRIEQAAARVQARKRRAPELGGSAPDGKKVERLRRAVAGLRAQVHKELAL; this is encoded by the coding sequence GTGCCCACCCAAAGCGCCCACGACCTCCGCGAACAAGTCGGGCAGTTGCTCATTTGCGGTTTTGAGGGCACGGAGTGCGATGCGCGAGTGCGCCGGCTGCTGACGGACTTGCGGCCGGGCGGGATCATCCTGTTCACCCGCAACATCGCGGATGCGAGACAGACGCATCGGCTGCTCAAGGATTGCGAGGCAACGGTCGGCAGCCCGCTGTTCCGCTGCGTCGATCTGGAAGGCGGAACCGTGGACCGGCTGCGAGAGGTGATTGCGCCCGCGCCCCCGGCGGCGGAAGTGGCGGCGACGGGCGACCGGGAACTGTTCCGCCGCCATGGCCAGCTACTGGGAGAAGAAGCGCGCGCGCTGGGATTCAATGTGGACTTTGCGCCGGTTCTGGACCTGCGGCTTTCCCCGTCGCAGGCGGTCTTGGGAACACGAACGGCATCGGCGGAGCCCGCCAAGGTCGTCGCCTATGCGCGCGAGTTCCTGCGCGGATTGGACGAGGCGAGAGTGCTGGGCTGCGGCAAGCACTTTCCCGGTTTGGGCGCAGGCAGTCTTGATTCGCACTTTGAGTTGCCGGTGATCGAAAAATCGTGGCGCAAGCTGTGGGCGGAAGACCTGGTGCCGTACCGCCAACTCAAGAGCGTGCTGCCGTTCGTAATGGTCGCGCATGCGGCGTTTCCCGCGGTCACAGGGGATCGGGCGCCGGCCTCGCTCTCGCGGAAGTGGATCGAGGGCGTCCTGCGGAAGAAGGTTGGGTATCGCGGCTTGGTTGTTTCCGACGATTTGGAGATGGGCGGAGCGCAGACGGCTGGGTCGCTCGAGGAGGTAGCCGTGGCCACCTTACGCGCGGGCGCCGACATGTTCCTCGTCTGCCGCAAAGAGGAACTGGTGCGGCGGGCGTGGGAGGCGGTGGTGAAAGAGGCGGAGCGCGATTCGCGCTTCGCGCGACGGATCGAGCAGGCGGCAGCGCGGGTGCAGGCGCGAAAGCGGCGGGCACCGGAGCTGGGCGGGTCTGCTCCAGACGGGAAGAAAGTGGAAAGACTGCGGAGGGCGGTGGCAGGGTTACGGGCGCAGGTTCATAAGGAGCTGGCTCTGTGA
- the mutS gene encoding DNA mismatch repair protein MutS, translated as MSEARSASLTPLMRQYAAIKKEHPTALLFFRLGDFYELFYDDAVTAARELQITLTARHKERGTPVPMCGVPYHSAEGYIARLIRKGYKVAVCDQVEDPRLARKLVRREVTRVITPGTAADASLDSGENNFLAAVAQTGEAAGFAALDLSTGEFRATEFRGADAVRRVAEELAQLRPREVLYASSLPLFERSSQRSAISNQEDGARGQDARGESPALPSGAAIADSLEGSRFTETPLDDWVFAPDYAIPLVENHFGVLSLEGYGLAGRPAAAAAAGAVLHYVRQTQRGTLEHVDRIGFYERREYLVLDAVTVRNLELVEPLFAGTGDEVTLLKTLDETVTAMGKRLLRAWMLRPSVDVTEITRRLDAVEALAQATVARAELRRAMEGILDLERLLSRVTLEAANPRDVLALGVSLGKLPGVRRALEKFPVPGSQFSEKSKAETAEPGRLTALREQMDELADVRERIEKTIVPEPPLTFAEGGVIAAGVDAALDGLRDLSRNSKQHVARIEERERQRTGIGSLKVKFNSIFGYYIEVSKPNLHLVPAEYERKQTLVNAERFTTPELKEYEARILDAQEKMVEIERRIFAELRAAIAGEARRIRQTALAVAEADVLANFAHVAATRGYTRPRFDDSGDIEIVAGRHAVIERLDAADRFVPNDLYLNSTTQTIVIVTGPNMGGKSTYLRQAALIVILAQMGSFVPAQSARLSVVDRIFTRIGASDNLARGRSTFMVEMTETAAILNTATPRSLVLLDEIGRGTATYDGLAIAWAAVEYLHARTRAKTLFATHYFELTELAEHLSGVKNYHVSVKESAGGIVFLRKVEAGAADRSYGIEVAKLAGLPQEVVARAREVLAEHEDAEQRVSDHLTAAGEGENAAARQLTIFTPLSDKVVERLRQAELDRLTPIEALKLLYELKKEIE; from the coding sequence ATGTCTGAAGCACGCAGCGCGTCGCTGACTCCGCTGATGCGGCAGTACGCCGCCATCAAGAAGGAGCATCCGACGGCGCTGTTGTTCTTCCGCCTGGGCGACTTCTACGAACTTTTCTACGACGACGCGGTCACCGCCGCGCGCGAGCTGCAGATCACGCTCACCGCCCGGCACAAGGAGCGCGGCACGCCGGTGCCCATGTGCGGCGTGCCGTATCACAGCGCGGAGGGGTACATTGCGCGGCTGATCCGCAAGGGATACAAGGTCGCGGTGTGCGACCAAGTGGAAGACCCGCGGCTGGCCAGGAAGCTGGTGCGCCGGGAAGTGACGCGGGTGATCACGCCGGGGACGGCGGCGGATGCGTCGCTGGATTCGGGAGAGAACAATTTCCTGGCGGCGGTGGCCCAGACGGGCGAGGCCGCCGGCTTTGCCGCGCTCGACCTTTCGACCGGGGAGTTCCGCGCCACTGAGTTCCGCGGCGCGGACGCCGTGCGTCGCGTGGCGGAAGAGCTGGCGCAACTCAGGCCGCGGGAGGTGCTCTACGCTTCTTCCCTGCCCTTGTTTGAAAGAAGCAGTCAGCGCTCAGCAATCAGCAATCAGGAAGATGGAGCGCGCGGGCAAGATGCCCGCGGCGAGTCGCCGGCGCTACCAAGCGGCGCCGCAATCGCTGACAGTCTGGAGGGAAGTCGGTTCACGGAAACGCCGTTGGACGACTGGGTGTTCGCGCCAGACTACGCCATTCCGCTGGTGGAGAACCATTTCGGAGTGCTGTCGCTCGAAGGCTATGGGTTGGCCGGGCGGCCGGCGGCTGCGGCCGCGGCGGGCGCGGTGCTGCACTACGTGCGGCAGACGCAGCGCGGCACGCTCGAGCACGTGGATCGCATCGGGTTTTACGAGCGCCGCGAGTACCTGGTGCTGGACGCGGTGACGGTCAGGAACCTGGAACTGGTGGAGCCACTCTTCGCCGGCACGGGCGACGAGGTCACCCTGCTGAAGACCCTCGATGAGACCGTGACGGCCATGGGCAAGCGGCTGCTGCGGGCGTGGATGCTGCGACCGTCGGTCGATGTCACCGAGATTACGCGGCGGCTGGACGCGGTGGAAGCGCTGGCGCAAGCGACGGTGGCCCGCGCCGAGCTGCGGAGGGCGATGGAGGGCATCCTCGATCTTGAGCGATTGCTGAGCCGAGTGACGCTCGAGGCGGCGAACCCACGCGACGTGCTGGCGCTGGGCGTGTCGCTGGGGAAGCTGCCGGGAGTGCGGCGGGCACTGGAGAAGTTCCCGGTTCCCGGTTCTCAGTTCTCCGAAAAGTCAAAAGCAGAGACGGCGGAGCCGGGCCGGTTGACTGCGCTTCGGGAGCAGATGGACGAACTGGCCGACGTGCGCGAGCGGATCGAGAAGACCATCGTCCCGGAGCCTCCGCTGACCTTCGCCGAGGGCGGGGTGATCGCGGCGGGCGTGGACGCAGCGCTCGACGGGCTGCGCGACCTGAGCCGCAACAGCAAGCAGCACGTAGCCCGCATCGAGGAGCGCGAGCGGCAGCGGACGGGCATCGGCTCGCTCAAGGTCAAGTTCAATTCCATCTTCGGCTATTACATCGAGGTGTCGAAGCCGAACCTGCACCTGGTGCCCGCCGAATACGAGCGCAAGCAGACGCTGGTGAACGCCGAACGCTTCACCACGCCGGAACTGAAGGAATACGAGGCCAGGATCCTGGACGCGCAGGAGAAGATGGTGGAGATCGAGCGGCGCATCTTCGCGGAGCTGCGCGCGGCCATCGCGGGCGAGGCGCGGCGGATCCGGCAGACGGCGCTGGCGGTGGCCGAGGCGGACGTGCTGGCGAACTTCGCACACGTGGCCGCCACACGCGGCTACACGCGGCCGCGTTTCGATGACTCCGGCGATATCGAGATCGTCGCCGGGCGGCATGCGGTGATCGAGCGGCTGGATGCAGCCGACCGCTTCGTGCCCAACGATCTTTACCTCAACTCGACGACGCAGACGATCGTGATCGTCACCGGGCCCAACATGGGGGGCAAGTCCACCTACCTGCGGCAGGCGGCGCTGATCGTCATCCTGGCGCAGATGGGGTCGTTCGTGCCGGCGCAGTCGGCGCGGCTGAGCGTGGTGGACCGCATCTTCACGCGCATCGGGGCGAGCGACAACCTGGCGCGCGGGCGCTCGACCTTCATGGTCGAAATGACCGAGACCGCGGCCATCCTGAACACGGCCACGCCGCGCTCGCTGGTGCTGCTGGATGAGATCGGGCGCGGGACGGCGACCTACGACGGGCTGGCCATCGCCTGGGCGGCGGTCGAGTACCTGCACGCCCGCACCCGCGCCAAGACGCTGTTCGCCACCCACTATTTCGAGCTCACGGAGCTGGCAGAGCATCTTTCGGGCGTGAAGAACTATCACGTCTCGGTGAAAGAGAGCGCGGGCGGGATCGTCTTCCTGAGAAAAGTGGAAGCGGGCGCGGCCGACCGCAGCTACGGGATCGAGGTCGCCAAGCTGGCCGGGCTGCCGCAAGAGGTGGTGGCGCGGGCGCGCGAAGTCCTCGCTGAGCATGAGGATGCCGAGCAGCGTGTGAGCGACCACCTGACCGCCGCCGGCGAAGGCGAGAACGCGGCGGCGCGGCAGCTCACTATCTTCACGCCGCTTTCGGACAAAGTGGTGGAGCGGTTGCGGCAGGCGGAACTCGACCGGCTTACGCCTATCGAAGCGCTGAAGTTGCTGTACGAGCTAAAGAAGGAGATTGAGTAA
- a CDS encoding DUF4931 domain-containing protein yields the protein MELRKDPITRSWVLTGDDASDFRSKSEVCLLCPETSAHAQVVGSMPGLDGGPWSARAVVHPWPLYHIEGDPGRRGEGLYDHMQTVGAHEVLVENPRHDRHLWVASDAEIGQFLRLSAQRILDLKRDRRFKYVTIFKNHGAPAGQEFDHPHSQLTATTFIPRRVLYELRSGRDYFQQKERCVFCDILNQERQQATRVVEVRGDYIATCPYAPRVPYETWILPLVHESSFSLATLDRGSALHELAGLLRRTLERIRAITEDFHLVLHTAPNVQHKAGILDYWKSIDEDYHWHIEILPIVGKKSQSYTFKETYFTPVTSETAAARLRSVALQG from the coding sequence ATGGAACTCCGCAAAGATCCCATCACGCGCTCCTGGGTGTTGACCGGTGACGACGCCAGCGACTTCCGCTCCAAGTCCGAGGTCTGCCTGCTCTGCCCGGAGACCTCCGCCCACGCTCAGGTGGTCGGCTCCATGCCCGGACTCGACGGCGGCCCCTGGTCGGCGCGCGCCGTCGTGCATCCCTGGCCGCTCTACCACATCGAGGGCGACCCCGGCCGTCGCGGCGAGGGCCTCTACGATCACATGCAGACCGTGGGCGCGCACGAAGTCCTGGTCGAGAATCCGCGCCACGACCGCCATCTCTGGGTGGCGTCGGACGCCGAGATCGGCCAGTTCCTGCGCCTTTCCGCGCAGCGCATCCTCGACCTCAAGCGCGACCGCCGCTTCAAGTACGTCACCATCTTCAAGAACCACGGCGCGCCCGCCGGCCAGGAATTCGACCATCCCCACTCCCAGCTCACCGCCACTACGTTCATCCCGCGGCGCGTGCTCTACGAACTGCGCAGCGGCCGCGACTACTTCCAGCAGAAGGAGCGCTGCGTCTTCTGCGACATCCTCAATCAGGAGCGCCAGCAGGCCACCCGCGTGGTCGAGGTGCGCGGCGACTACATCGCCACCTGCCCCTACGCTCCCCGCGTCCCCTACGAGACCTGGATCCTGCCGCTGGTGCACGAGTCGTCCTTCAGCCTGGCCACGCTCGACCGCGGCTCCGCCCTGCACGAGCTCGCCGGCCTCCTGCGCCGCACCCTGGAGCGCATCCGCGCCATCACCGAGGACTTCCACCTCGTGCTGCACACCGCCCCCAACGTCCAGCACAAGGCCGGCATCCTCGATTACTGGAAGTCCATCGACGAGGACTACCACTGGCACATCGAGATCCTGCCCATCGTGGGCAAGAAATCCCAGTCCTACACCTTCAAGGAGACCTACTTCACGCCGGTCACTTCAGAAACCGCCGCCGCCCGCCTGCGCAGCGTCGCATTGCAAGGCTAG
- the dcm gene encoding DNA (cytosine-5-)-methyltransferase, whose translation MRRTTFKFIDLFAGIGGMRLAFERLGCCRCVFSSEWDKYAQETYRENFGETPAGDITKIPSSEIPTHDITLAGFPCQPFSISGVSKKKSLGRPHGFEDVTQGTLFFDVARIIRDKQPKAFVLENVKNLIGHDRGKTFSVIYRTLADELGYDVHFKVLDAKYFVPQHRERIFIVGFREPRRFSWPIVRPRQQQFRSVLQEKTDPKYVLSDHLWSYLQRYAEKHRAAGNGFGFGLVDLEGICRTLSARYYKDGSEILIPRGPGQNPRRLTPRECAALMGFPRKFRIPVSDTQAYKQFGNSVVVPMVHAIAREVVRALRGRIYSKRLFPDPDPYGRIHKAQAK comes from the coding sequence GTGAGGCGAACGACCTTCAAATTCATCGATCTCTTTGCAGGAATCGGTGGCATGAGACTCGCCTTCGAACGTCTCGGCTGTTGCCGATGTGTTTTCTCCTCCGAGTGGGACAAGTACGCTCAAGAAACGTACCGCGAGAATTTTGGGGAAACTCCCGCCGGCGATATCACCAAAATTCCTTCGAGCGAGATTCCCACCCACGACATAACCTTGGCAGGATTTCCCTGCCAACCGTTTTCAATTTCGGGTGTCTCCAAAAAGAAGAGCTTGGGTCGGCCTCATGGATTCGAGGATGTCACACAGGGAACACTTTTTTTTGACGTAGCTCGAATCATCCGCGACAAACAGCCCAAGGCATTCGTTCTTGAGAACGTCAAGAACCTCATTGGCCACGATAGAGGTAAGACGTTCAGCGTGATATATCGAACGCTGGCCGACGAACTCGGCTACGACGTTCATTTCAAAGTCCTAGACGCAAAGTATTTTGTGCCTCAGCATCGGGAGCGCATCTTCATTGTCGGGTTTCGTGAGCCGAGGCGATTTTCGTGGCCGATCGTCAGGCCGAGACAACAGCAGTTCAGAAGTGTGCTCCAAGAGAAGACCGATCCGAAATACGTGCTGTCCGACCACTTGTGGTCTTACTTGCAACGGTACGCCGAGAAGCACCGTGCCGCCGGGAATGGCTTCGGTTTCGGTTTAGTCGATTTGGAGGGAATCTGTCGCACGCTCAGTGCTAGGTACTACAAGGATGGCTCGGAAATTCTGATTCCACGCGGGCCCGGACAGAATCCTCGGCGCCTGACGCCGCGTGAGTGCGCCGCCCTAATGGGTTTCCCGCGCAAGTTCAGAATTCCAGTGTCTGATACGCAGGCCTACAAACAGTTTGGCAATTCGGTCGTGGTACCGATGGTTCACGCAATTGCGCGTGAAGTAGTAAGGGCGTTGAGGGGCCGCATATACTCGAAACGCTTGTTTCCCGATCCTGATCCGTATGGACGTATTCACAAGGCGCAAGCGAAGTGA
- a CDS encoding type II restriction endonuclease gives MNLGSLIAAAAYKELVNVDLPQRGSNQHEINGVQALREFFDTAETVKGPIWWHFFSDDAEPLRENGDFTFYDARQRHPTRTEWRLYYSGDFLTAADEGDVLVLIRTKAPSQGLHALVFRRDSAWLRSAERLFGVTNLNPANFEVFSQESLNATDLGLVGTTILEELGFGDLIPAAADDSELVLKRFDGKFPITRHMSEFAREQVGTVNPADPDATLVAWLQREEQLFRALERSVVETKVRQGFETVDEFIAFSLSVQNRRKSRMGYSLQNNLAALFDQHKIRYQSQAQTEGKNKPDFLFPGSKEYHDEKFSADLLVMLGAKSSLKERWRQILTEARRIQTKHLCTLEPGISSDQTTEMRVHSVQLVIPLAFHETYREAQRREIWSVAAFVEFVKRKQA, from the coding sequence ATGAACTTGGGAAGCCTGATCGCCGCTGCAGCCTATAAGGAATTGGTTAACGTGGACCTGCCTCAACGAGGCTCCAATCAGCATGAAATCAATGGTGTACAGGCACTCAGGGAATTCTTTGACACAGCGGAGACAGTGAAGGGCCCAATTTGGTGGCATTTCTTTTCCGACGATGCCGAACCCTTGAGGGAGAACGGTGATTTCACTTTTTATGACGCTCGGCAACGGCACCCTACCCGTACAGAGTGGCGCCTCTATTACTCGGGCGACTTTCTGACCGCGGCGGATGAAGGCGACGTTCTTGTACTAATCCGCACAAAGGCCCCATCCCAGGGCTTACACGCATTGGTCTTCCGGCGTGATTCCGCTTGGTTGCGATCGGCGGAGCGCCTGTTTGGTGTCACGAATTTGAACCCTGCAAACTTTGAAGTTTTCTCGCAGGAATCCCTCAACGCGACCGACCTCGGTCTCGTTGGAACCACGATCTTGGAGGAACTAGGCTTTGGCGACCTCATCCCGGCAGCTGCTGATGATTCCGAGTTAGTCCTGAAGCGCTTTGATGGGAAGTTTCCTATTACACGCCACATGTCGGAATTTGCCCGAGAACAGGTGGGCACGGTCAATCCGGCGGATCCCGATGCCACGCTCGTCGCATGGTTACAGCGAGAAGAGCAACTGTTTAGAGCTCTTGAGCGGTCGGTGGTGGAGACTAAAGTAAGGCAGGGATTCGAGACAGTTGACGAGTTCATAGCTTTTTCGTTGTCGGTGCAGAATCGGCGTAAGTCTCGGATGGGCTACTCGCTCCAGAACAATCTTGCGGCTTTGTTTGATCAACACAAGATCCGATACCAATCGCAGGCGCAGACCGAAGGGAAGAACAAACCAGACTTTCTGTTTCCGGGTTCCAAGGAGTACCACGACGAGAAGTTTAGTGCAGACCTGCTCGTGATGCTAGGCGCCAAATCGTCCCTTAAGGAACGCTGGCGCCAGATCCTCACCGAGGCGCGACGAATCCAGACGAAGCACCTCTGCACTCTTGAACCGGGAATCTCAAGCGATCAAACAACAGAAATGAGAGTCCACTCTGTCCAGTTGGTCATACCTTTGGCTTTCCACGAAACCTATAGAGAGGCCCAACGCCGTGAGATATGGTCTGTTGCAGCCTTTGTTGAGTTTGTCAAAAGGAAGCAGGCCTAG
- the groL gene encoding chaperonin GroEL (60 kDa chaperone family; promotes refolding of misfolded polypeptides especially under stressful conditions; forms two stacked rings of heptamers to form a barrel-shaped 14mer; ends can be capped by GroES; misfolded proteins enter the barrel where they are refolded when GroES binds), whose product MAKQIVHGEESRQAILRGVTTLAQAVKVTLGPKGRNVILEKKFGSPTITKDGVTVAKEIELKDTLENMGAQMVREVASKTSDVAGDGTTTATVLAESIFREGAKTVAAGANPMALKRGIEKAIEAVCGKLDKDGERVNGELDKFSKPVTGEMIAQVGTISANNDETIGKIIAEAMKKVGKDGVITVEESKTMETQLEVVEGMQFDRGYLSPYFVTDPERMEAVLEDCYILIHEKKISSMKDLLPLLEQIAKSGKPLLIIAEDVEGEALATLVVNKLRGTLAAVAVKAPGFGDRRKAMLQDIAILTGGKAITEDLGIKLENVQMSDLGRAKKVTVDKDNTTIVEGKGKSAEIEGRVKEIRSQIEKTTSDYDREKLQERLAKLVGGVAVIKVGAATETEMKEKKARVEDAMHATRAAVEEGIVPGGGVALLRCVPAIDKLKLDGDERVGANIVKRALEEPLRQIVQNAGEEGAIVVGKVRENSNPNYGFNAQTGEFEDLVKAGVIDPTKVTRTALQNAGSIAALMLTTEALVAEIPEEKKTPAGPGGHGGMGDMY is encoded by the coding sequence ATGGCAAAGCAGATCGTACACGGAGAGGAGTCGCGGCAGGCGATCCTGCGGGGCGTCACCACCCTGGCGCAAGCGGTCAAGGTGACGCTGGGCCCGAAGGGTCGCAACGTGATTCTGGAAAAGAAGTTCGGTTCGCCGACCATCACCAAGGACGGCGTGACCGTGGCGAAAGAGATTGAGCTGAAGGACACGCTGGAGAACATGGGCGCGCAGATGGTGCGCGAGGTGGCGTCGAAGACCAGTGACGTGGCCGGCGACGGCACCACCACCGCCACCGTGCTGGCCGAGTCCATCTTCCGCGAGGGCGCGAAGACGGTGGCGGCGGGCGCCAACCCCATGGCGCTGAAGCGCGGCATCGAGAAGGCCATCGAAGCGGTCTGCGGCAAGCTGGACAAAGATGGCGAGCGCGTGAACGGCGAGCTGGACAAGTTCTCCAAGCCGGTCACGGGCGAGATGATCGCCCAGGTGGGCACCATCTCCGCCAACAACGACGAGACCATCGGCAAGATCATCGCCGAGGCCATGAAGAAGGTGGGCAAGGACGGCGTCATCACGGTGGAAGAGTCCAAGACCATGGAGACGCAGCTCGAAGTAGTCGAGGGCATGCAGTTCGACCGCGGCTACCTCTCCCCCTACTTCGTCACCGATCCGGAGCGCATGGAAGCGGTGCTCGAGGACTGCTACATCCTCATCCACGAGAAGAAGATCTCGTCGATGAAGGACCTGCTGCCGCTGCTGGAGCAGATCGCGAAGTCGGGCAAGCCGCTGCTGATCATCGCCGAGGACGTGGAGGGCGAGGCTCTGGCGACCCTGGTGGTCAACAAGCTGCGCGGGACGCTGGCCGCGGTAGCCGTGAAGGCTCCGGGCTTCGGCGACCGGCGCAAGGCCATGCTGCAGGATATCGCCATCCTGACCGGCGGCAAGGCCATCACCGAGGACCTGGGCATCAAGCTGGAGAACGTGCAGATGTCCGACCTGGGGCGGGCGAAGAAAGTCACCGTCGACAAGGACAACACCACCATCGTCGAGGGCAAGGGCAAGAGCGCCGAGATCGAGGGGCGGGTGAAGGAGATCCGCTCGCAGATCGAGAAGACCACCAGCGACTACGACCGCGAGAAGCTGCAGGAGCGGCTGGCGAAGCTGGTGGGCGGCGTGGCCGTGATCAAGGTGGGCGCGGCGACCGAGACCGAGATGAAAGAGAAGAAGGCCCGGGTCGAGGACGCCATGCACGCCACCCGTGCGGCCGTGGAAGAGGGCATCGTGCCCGGTGGCGGCGTGGCCCTGCTGCGCTGCGTCCCGGCCATCGACAAGCTGAAGCTGGACGGAGACGAGCGCGTGGGCGCGAACATCGTGAAGCGCGCGCTCGAGGAGCCTCTGCGGCAGATCGTGCAGAACGCCGGCGAAGAGGGCGCCATCGTGGTGGGCAAGGTGCGCGAGAACTCCAACCCCAACTACGGCTTCAACGCCCAGACCGGCGAGTTCGAGGACCTGGTGAAGGCCGGCGTCATCGACCCCACCAAGGTCACCCGGACCGCTCTGCAGAACGCGGGCTCCATCGCCGCGCTCATGCTGACCACCGAAGCTTTGGTGGCCGAGATCCCCGAGGAGAAGAAGACGCCCGCGGGTCCCGGCGGCCACGGCGGCATGGGAGATATGTACTAA
- the groES gene encoding co-chaperone GroES, with protein sequence MSTKLTPLHDRILVRRVEEQETVRGGIIIPDTAKEKPQEGEVIAVGKGKSNEEGKVFPLDVKPGDRVLFGKYAGTEIKIDGEEFVIMREEEVLGILHGAGKQKEKELAGARK encoded by the coding sequence ATGTCAACCAAGCTGACTCCCCTGCATGACCGCATCCTGGTCCGCCGGGTGGAGGAACAGGAAACGGTGCGTGGCGGCATCATCATCCCCGACACGGCCAAGGAGAAACCGCAGGAGGGCGAGGTCATCGCCGTGGGCAAGGGCAAGTCGAACGAAGAGGGCAAGGTGTTCCCGCTGGACGTGAAGCCGGGCGACCGGGTCCTGTTCGGCAAGTACGCCGGCACGGAGATCAAGATCGACGGCGAAGAGTTCGTCATCATGCGCGAGGAGGAAGTGCTGGGCATCCTCCACGGCGCCGGCAAGCAGAAGGAAAAAGAGCTGGCCGGAGCGCGCAAGTAA